The DNA sequence GTCACACGCAGTTCGCGTGAAATCGTAAACCCCTTGCACTCCGCCGCACAGCCCCTACCATCGCGGCCCCCTTTTTCTTTATTCAATGGAACAACCTCTCCCTGGACAACGCTGGGTCAGCGATAGCGAACCTGAACTCGGACTCGGTGTGGTGATGAAGGCCGAATTCGGCCGGGTGGAGATCTTTTTCCCGGCTGCAGGCGGGCATCGCCAGTACGCCATCAAGACCGCCCCTCTCCGCCGTGTTCACTTCATGGCTGGCGACACCATCAAAACCCACGACGGCAAAACGCTGGAAGTGGAGTCCGTGGAAGACCGCAAAGGCATGCTCTTTTACATCGGCACGGACCGTGAAGTGAGCGAGGCCGAACTGTCCGACACCATCAGCTTCAGCAAGCCTGAGGATCGTCTCATGGCTGGGCAGATTGATGAGCTGCGGAATTTTGACCTGCGCATTGAGGCCCTGAAACGCCGTGCGGCCATGCGCCAATCCACCGTGCGCGGTTTCTGCGGGGGCCGTGTGGACCTGCTGCCGCACCAGATGTACATCGCCAATGAAGTGGCCAGCCGTTTGGTGCCACGCGTGCTGCTGGCGGATGAAGTGGGCCTGGGCAAGACCATCGAGGCCAGCCTCATTCTGCATCGCCTGCATCTCACGGGTCGGGCCGAGCGCATCCTCATCCTGGTGCCGGAGCCGCTGGTACATCAATGGTTCGTCGAGCTCTACCGCCGCTTCCACCTGACCTTCTCCATTTACGACGAAGACCGCTGCGACGTGCTGGAGACCGAGGAAGAGGGCGTCAATCCCTTCCTGGAAAGCCAACTCATTCTTTGCAGCACCAGCTTTCTGGCGAATTCCGCAAGCCGCGCCGCTCAGGCCGCAGAGGCGGGCTGGGACCTCCTGGTGGTGGATGAAGCGCATCACCTGGAATGGAGCGCGCAAGCGGTCAGCCCTTCCTACTCGCTGGTGGAAAATCTCACCTCGAAGATCCCGGGGCTCCTGCTTCTTACCGCGACCCCACAACAGCTCGGGCCTGAGGGGCACTTCGCCCGTCTGCGTTTGCTCGACTCGAATCGCTACGCGGACCTGGAGCAATTCCTAGCCGAATCTGGTCACTATGAAGAAGTGGCTAAGGCCATGGATCGTCTGGCCTCGGGCAAGAACCTCACGGCAGCGGATGAAAAACTCTTTGTTAGGAAGTCACCACACCTGAAGGAGCAACTCACCGCCCTGAAAAAAGGCGCTGAAGATGCGCGTGAAAAACTGATCTCTTCCCTGCTGGATGAATTCGGCACGGGCCGCGTCATGTTCCGCAACACCCGCGCTGCCCTCACGGGTTTCCCAGAGCGAGAGGCCAAACTGGTGCCGCTGACCGGTGGGGACGAGCCTTTAGAGGCCAAAGTCAAGTGGCTGGCCAAGCTGCTGAAGGAACTGGGCGAAGAAAAAGTCCTGCTGATCTGCCGCACGCGCAAGCTGGCCGAGCAGGTGCATGAGAAGCTGCTGCATGAGATCAACGTTAATGCCGCCCTCTTCCATGAAGGTCTTACGCTGATGCAGCGCGACCGCCAGGCTGCCTACTTTGCCGAAGAAGATGGGGCCCGCATCCTGCTGTGTTCCGAGATCGGCAGTGAGGGGCGCAACTTCCAGTTCGCGCATCACCTCGTGCTCTTTGACCTGCCGGAAGATCCGGAGCTTTTGGAGCAGCGCATCGGTCGTCTTGACCGCATCGGCCAGACGACGACCATTCACATCCACGTGCCTTACATCAAGGCCAGTGGCGAGGAGGTGCTGGCCCGTTGGTACCACGAGGGCCTGAACGCCTTTGAGAAAAACCTGCATGGCGCGACGGAGATCGTCGAGTCCCTGCGCGAAGAATTGGCCCCGCTACTGGCCTCCATGAAGGCGGCTCCGCTGAAAGCCTTCATCAAAAAATCTCAAGAACAGCGCAAGCTGGTGACGGCCAAACTCGAAAAGGGTCACGACCGTCTGCTGGAGCTGAACTCCTGCAAACCGGAGCGCGCCGAAGCCGTCATCGAAGCCATCCGCGCTCAAGATGCCGACACTGAATTCGAAGAATTTTTCATCCGTCTCGTGGACCACTTTGGCCTGCATGTGGAGGAGCATGGCAACCGCAGCTACGTGCTGATGCCCGCCCACCTCACCACGGATAAATTCCCCGCTCTGCCAGACGAAGGTCTGCTGGCCAGCTTTGAACGCACCCGCGCCCTGTCGCGTGAAAACATGGCCTTCCTCACCCAGGATCACCCGATGGTCCGTGGTGCGTTGGATCTTTTGTTAGGCAGCGAAAGCGGCAACAGCAGCTTCGGCCTCTGGCGCAGCGCTGGCAGCGAAGGCCTGATTTTAGAGACGCATTTCGTCGTCGAATGCATCGCCCCCACCGCCCTGCATGTGGACCGTTTCCTGGCCGCCGTGCCCATCCGCATCGTGGTGGATCACACCAACAAAGACCGGGGTGACGACGCGGGCTACATGCACGCGAAGATCGAAAAAGGCAGCCCGACACGCCTGCTGGAAAACGCCGGCATCAAACGCAAAAT is a window from the Prosthecobacter dejongeii genome containing:
- a CDS encoding helicase-related protein; the encoded protein is MEQPLPGQRWVSDSEPELGLGVVMKAEFGRVEIFFPAAGGHRQYAIKTAPLRRVHFMAGDTIKTHDGKTLEVESVEDRKGMLFYIGTDREVSEAELSDTISFSKPEDRLMAGQIDELRNFDLRIEALKRRAAMRQSTVRGFCGGRVDLLPHQMYIANEVASRLVPRVLLADEVGLGKTIEASLILHRLHLTGRAERILILVPEPLVHQWFVELYRRFHLTFSIYDEDRCDVLETEEEGVNPFLESQLILCSTSFLANSASRAAQAAEAGWDLLVVDEAHHLEWSAQAVSPSYSLVENLTSKIPGLLLLTATPQQLGPEGHFARLRLLDSNRYADLEQFLAESGHYEEVAKAMDRLASGKNLTAADEKLFVRKSPHLKEQLTALKKGAEDAREKLISSLLDEFGTGRVMFRNTRAALTGFPEREAKLVPLTGGDEPLEAKVKWLAKLLKELGEEKVLLICRTRKLAEQVHEKLLHEINVNAALFHEGLTLMQRDRQAAYFAEEDGARILLCSEIGSEGRNFQFAHHLVLFDLPEDPELLEQRIGRLDRIGQTTTIHIHVPYIKASGEEVLARWYHEGLNAFEKNLHGATEIVESLREELAPLLASMKAAPLKAFIKKSQEQRKLVTAKLEKGHDRLLELNSCKPERAEAVIEAIRAQDADTEFEEFFIRLVDHFGLHVEEHGNRSYVLMPAHLTTDKFPALPDEGLLASFERTRALSRENMAFLTQDHPMVRGALDLLLGSESGNSSFGLWRSAGSEGLILETHFVVECIAPTALHVDRFLAAVPIRIVVDHTNKDRGDDAGYMHAKIEKGSPTRLLENAGIKRKIFPAMLGKSRKLAEAEMAKLIAEATETMKAQLQAEVDRLEDLRQINDHVRPEEIEAAKTQMTALEEAIASARPRLDSLRLVLQST